The Herbiconiux sp. A18JL235 region AGTTCGCCCGCTCGAGCACCGGCAGGGTGGGGTCTTCGGCGAGTTCGAGCACGCGCGTGTTGAAGGCGAGCCAGCTCAGCTCGCGATCGAGGTAGCGGCCCTCGGGCAGCGCCGGCCCCTCGGTGCTCTCGGTGAGTTCGTCGTAGTCGTCGTCGAAGTCGGTGGCGACTCCGGTCGCGAGCGAGATCATGTCGGCGTCCATACCGACATCATGGCACCCGTTCGTGAACGAGGTCAGCCGAGGAGCTCGTTCAGCCGCGACTCCACCGCGGGCGAGACGGTGTTGACACCGCCGAGCACGACGATGCGCGCGGGCGAGAGCCGGGTGATCTCGGCGGCGGTGGCCGCGGGCACCGTGTCTTTCGTGACGAGCAGCACCGGCGCGTGGTTCGCGACCGCCGTCGCCGAGGCCGAGAGCGCGTCGGGGAACACCTCGCCGGAGGCGACGTAGACGGTGCGGGTGCGGCCGGGGGCGAAGACCTCGGCCGAGATCGCCGCAGCCGCCGCGTAGCGGTCGGCACCGCCCACCCGGGTGGTGGGCGCAATGCGGCCGAGGGCGGTCTGCGTCGCGGTCGACACCGTGTTGGGCCCGCCCAGCACGCGGAGGGCGGCGGGGTCGAGGCGGCCGAGCTCCGCCGCGATGGCGGGCGGCACCTCGGTCTTGCGGGTGAGCAGCACGGGCGCGCCGAGCGCTCCGGCTGCGGCCGAGCCGGCGAGCGCATCGGGAAAGACCTCGCCGGAGGGCACGTAGGCGGCGCGCACCCCCGGTGCGAAGGTGGCACCTGAGACGGCGGCCGACACAGCGTAGCGGTCGGCGCCGCCGATGCGGGTCGCCGGCGCAATGGCGTTCAGAGCGGCCTCGACCTCGCCGCCGATGGTGTTGGGGCCGCCCATGAAGACGATCCTCTCGGGGGCGAGCCGGCGCAGCTCGGTGACCACCGCATCCGGGATCGCGCTCTTCTGCACGAGCAGCACGGGCGAACCCTCGGCGCCGGCCGCGGCGGAGGCCGAGAGCGCGTCGGGGAACACCTCGCCGGAGGCCACGTAGACGGTCGGGACGCCCGGTGCGAAGGTGGTGGCCGAGACCGCGGCGGAGACGGCGTAGCGGTCGCTGCCGCCGATGCGCGTGACGGCGGGCGCGGGCGAGGTCGCCGGCAGCCAGCTGTTGCCGGAGACGAGGAGCATCACCTGCAGCCGCAGCGAGTCGGAGTAGTAGCCGGCCGCGGGGGCGGCGCGCACGCTGTTCCAGGTGGCGGTCACCCAGCTCTGGCGTGCGTGGTCGGGCAGGCCCGCCGCCCCGAGCGGCGCGGTGAAGGCGATGTCGGAGTAGTCGGCGAGCGGGGTGCCGTCGAGCCCGTAGCCGGCCCGCACCGCGGCGGGGTCGCCGCCGGTCGTGGCGATCGCCCAGCGCGCGATGCGAGCGGCCGAGGCCCATGACGGAGCAGCGCCCACGAGTTGGGCCGCGGCGGCGAGGCGCCAGGGCACGCGAGTGGCGTTCCAGCCGTAGGCGCCGTCGTCGGGCGACTCGAGGTACTGCGACGGTGCGGGCCGCGGGTCGGAGTCGGTGCCGACGATGAAGTCGGGCAGGAGCCCGGTGTCGGGTGCGGACCCGGACTGAAGGGTGTCGACGAGCTCGCCCGAGGCCCGGGCGGCCTGCCCCCAGAAGGGGTCGCCGGTGGCGTTCTCGAACGCCACGAAGTGATCGGGCATGAGGTCGGAGCTGCGCACGCCGAAGCGATACACGCCGTCGCCGACCCAGTCGCCGAGCTTCGGCAGCCGCGTCTCGGCGTCGAACTCGGTCGCCTTGATGCGGGTGAGCAGGGCACGGGCGGCGCCGGCGTAGTCGACGGCGCCGGCGGAGCCCCACTGGGTGTCGGCGAGCAGCAGGCCGAACGCGATGTCGAGGTCGCCGTCGGTGGCGGAACTGTCGTTGCCGGCGGGGCTCGTGCAGTCGGCGCCCTGGTTCCAGGCCATGGGCTTCGGCCCGGGCCCGGGCGCCTGGCTCGAACTGGGGTGGTCGAGCACGTAGCGGTAGAGCCCGTCGAAGATCGCCCGGGCGTCGGGGTCGTGGCCGGCCATCAGGGCGGTGACGACCATGCCGTAGCCCTGGCCCTCCGAGACCACAACGCGCCCCGAGTCGGGCGGCATGGAGCTCGAGGCGTCGACGTAGTAGCGGCCGGGCCCGCAGCCGGCCACGAGGTACGCGTCTTTCCAGGCGTCGTAGGCGGCCGCGGTGACGCGGTCGGCGGTCGCGGCTCCCCCGGGTGCGACGGCCGAGCCCGTCGGGAAGGCGACCGGATGCGACCCGAACGGCCTCGAGGGCGAGGCGGCGAGCGTCTCCTCGGCCGCAGCAGGGGCGGTGACGACGAGCGCCCCGAGCAGCGCCGCCGCGATGATCGCGGCCCCGGCCCGGAGCAGTCGCCTCATGTCAGTCCTCGCGTCTCAACCCTCGTCGTCTCTGCGCTCGTCGTCGCGGCGCCCGTCTTCTCGGCGCCCGTATTCTCGGCGCCCGTAGTCTCGGCGAAGACGCTCAGCAGTCATCGTCGAGGATACCTCATTCTCGTCGCCACGCACAGCCCTCCCTCGACCCGCGCGGCTCGCGCGCGGCTCCTTCGGCGTCGCCCGCGTTCCCCACCGACTCCAGGCGGCGACGTACACGGCGAGGCCGGCGACGAGCGCCACGATCACCCAGAGCACGATGAGGAAGTCGATCCACGACCCGATGGGCGGGGAGCCCGGGAGGAATCCGCGCAGGGGGATGGTGGCGAAGAGCATGGCGCCCATCCAGCTCATCAGGGTCGCCTCGACCTTGCGCCGGCCGGTGAACGCGCTGATCGCCACGAACAGCACCAGCACGGGCATGACCACGAGCACGCTGAGCAGCAGCACGCCGAAGGCGAGGGTGCTGCCCGAGCGCGAGGCCTCGACCGTGAGCAGCGGCGCGGGCACCTCGGTGCCGTCGGGGAGCTCGAGCATCACCGGGTCGGGCGGTATGACGCTCGCCACAGCGAAGTTCCAGCCCGAGAGGTAGCCCTTCCACATCACGTTGGTCTGCTGCACCTCGGCGTTTCCGTCGGCGTCGACGG contains the following coding sequences:
- a CDS encoding DUF4436 family protein: MSAPEAGGSEAHERAPRPRRRLWLLISLAALGLVVYLLVVALYASSGARSSTFGDPTASDTDVDVTISPLAVNGAVERLSLDISVEAPDSLIEANGVAMKKQLLVLVTPVDGAQTIALDKGSIPRITKTTSVVAGGSVENWPFDRYSTGLIVVAYTVDADGNAEVQQTNVMWKGYLSGWNFAVASVIPPDPVMLELPDGTEVPAPLLTVEASRSGSTLAFGVLLLSVLVVMPVLVLFVAISAFTGRRKVEATLMSWMGAMLFATIPLRGFLPGSPPIGSWIDFLIVLWVIVALVAGLAVYVAAWSRWGTRATPKEPRASRAGRGRAVRGDENEVSSTMTAERLRRDYGRREYGRREDGRRDDERRDDEG
- a CDS encoding glycosyl hydrolase family 8; the encoded protein is MRRLLRAGAAIIAAALLGALVVTAPAAAEETLAASPSRPFGSHPVAFPTGSAVAPGGAATADRVTAAAYDAWKDAYLVAGCGPGRYYVDASSSMPPDSGRVVVSEGQGYGMVVTALMAGHDPDARAIFDGLYRYVLDHPSSSQAPGPGPKPMAWNQGADCTSPAGNDSSATDGDLDIAFGLLLADTQWGSAGAVDYAGAARALLTRIKATEFDAETRLPKLGDWVGDGVYRFGVRSSDLMPDHFVAFENATGDPFWGQAARASGELVDTLQSGSAPDTGLLPDFIVGTDSDPRPAPSQYLESPDDGAYGWNATRVPWRLAAAAQLVGAAPSWASAARIARWAIATTGGDPAAVRAGYGLDGTPLADYSDIAFTAPLGAAGLPDHARQSWVTATWNSVRAAPAAGYYSDSLRLQVMLLVSGNSWLPATSPAPAVTRIGGSDRYAVSAAVSATTFAPGVPTVYVASGEVFPDALSASAAAGAEGSPVLLVQKSAIPDAVVTELRRLAPERIVFMGGPNTIGGEVEAALNAIAPATRIGGADRYAVSAAVSGATFAPGVRAAYVPSGEVFPDALAGSAAAGALGAPVLLTRKTEVPPAIAAELGRLDPAALRVLGGPNTVSTATQTALGRIAPTTRVGGADRYAAAAAISAEVFAPGRTRTVYVASGEVFPDALSASATAVANHAPVLLVTKDTVPAATAAEITRLSPARIVVLGGVNTVSPAVESRLNELLG